GTTCTCTCCACGATGCGCCAAAGTCCTGGATAAATAAGAATTTCTTTTGGCCTCAAGGGTAGAAACAAGATCTGCCACTTCCTTTGATTTGGGAACAGAGGCCAAAGGAATCACAAAGTCAATGGTAGAAAATGGCTCAGAATTAATTCGCCCTTCGATGAATGTTAGAATCCTAGAAAGATCCTTTCCCAAATTTTCGGAATGAAACCAAACACTATGATGGCGACTCCCCGACCATTCCTTTGCCATTGCAAATGCATTCTCTAACCCAGAACTAAAAAATCGAATTCCCGAACTTGAAAACTCCAGATCCATTCGGTCATTTTTTCCAGATTCTGGTGCACACAAAAATGGTCTTGGAAATTCATCCAGTCGTCTTTCGAGTAAATCTTCTGCAAAGTACAAAGACTCTGTTAAGTCCCTTGGACTAAAGGTCGGCGTTTGGATGATTCGGTATGGCGGTGTCGACATAAAAGAAAGTCCTTCTTTCTCAGCATCCCGACGCATGGCAGTCCCTGGCAAAACGGACAAGGGAAAGGCTTGAACCCATTCCCCAAGGCCGTGTTCCAAAAAGAAATGAATTCCTCTTTCCACATCATCCGGTTTGTCACCAGGTAGTCCGATGATGAGATCCAGAAGCAGTTCCATTCCTTCACCAGCTAACATCTTCGCCACTTCTGCCACTTTGTGTGGACTACCATAACGTTTCACTCGTTTCAAAGTTTCTTCGTTTACGGATTGAAGTCCCAGTTCCACTCGAGTGAATCCCGCCTTACGAAGTTTAGTTGCAATTTTTGGAGTGACACCTTCCGAACGTAATTCCGCAAACATGGACATCTGGCCATCGGAGTTTACTAAAGCAATGGCATCCAAAAAATTTTCGAATCCAGGTCTATGATTGAAGGTAGGATCTAAAAAAACCAGTTCCCTGGCTCCTTTTTCTTTTAAATTGGAAATCAAACGAATGGTTTCAGGAATATCAAGTGTCCTTAAGTTTTGTGAGGACTTAGGATAGAAACAATAGGTACATTGCGATTTACAACCCCTGACGGTTTCCAAATACGTGGAACGTTTGGGATCTACTTGTAAATGGCCAGTGGTATAGGGAGAAGGAAAATCCGTGAGTGGAAAATTTGCTTGTGCCTGTTTTCCAAAGGATGTAAGTTTTCCGTTTTCTTTCCGATAGGCCACATTTTCCAATCCTTCCAAAGAAGACCCAGAGAGGATGGTCCGCATAAGGTTTCGAAAACTATGTTCGGCTTCACCAGACACAGCGATATCATAACCCTCTTCCCCCAAAACATAAGGGTTGTCATCATTGACCTCTGGACCTCCGATGAGGATCTTAGTATCTGGATTTCGTTTTTTAATTTCTTTGGCAATGTAAAGGCTACGTTCTGTATTCCATAAATATAATGAGAGACCTAAAAAATCAGGACCTTCTTTTGCGATCCGATCGATTAATTCTTTGTCACCTAAAGAATCTGTATCTTCCGGAGGAATGACAAAAGGTTGGATACCTAAAACTGGGTCTTCTTTGGACTCGAGACAACTTGCTAAACTAGCAGCCGCTAGGGGGACATTTCCCGTTGCTGCATAATAGGAAGGAGGAGGTACCGGTAATTGCAAAAATTGTATTTTTGCCATATTGAATGACATGATCTCAGATGAGAGGGATTTTCGCAAAACCTTTCAGGATCTTGAAACCACCACATCGATGAATAAAATCAAATTTTCAGAAAGATTTCTAGCAAATGTCCGTAACATCATCCGTTCGGATATGTCATGATACATTTGGGAAAGAGTCCAAGCATCCCGACTCGTTTTGGATTTGTGCAAATGTTCAAAAAAATATGGGCGAAAGGACCAGTTTTTTCCAAGAAAGGAATAGTCCGGTTCTATATTCCCTGTATTACCACGGGAATAATTAGGAGAAACCTGGAACCCAAGCGGACTTGTGATGTACATCCGAAAAAAATCCCCATCTCCAAAAACATTGGTTTCAAATCCACCCTTCCATTCCCAAATTCCATTCTCTTCCGTAAATCCCATCATGATTTCAGATAGTTTATCCTTCCAAATAGTCTCCCATTCAATTTGGCGATTCATCTCCGATTGTTTTCGGGCATGAAAGTATTCTAAAGAAGATTGCATTTCAGTTCTATAATCAAATCGTTTTGCAAATAGTGGTTCTGGTTTGGCAAAATAAAAACCCTGGATGTATCTTGCTCCGTAATTCAAAGCATTGTAAAGTTCATCTTCCGATTCAATTCCTTCAAATAGTAAACTACTTCCCAAAGATTCTCCCAACTTTGATAAGTTGAGTAAAATTTCTTTGAAGTTTCTTGAGAATGTTGACCTTCTTAACATCTGTAAGTCGACTTTAATAATTTCTGGATGAAAGAGACCAATTCGATCTAAATTACTTGCTTCCGACCCGGCATCATCCACAGCAATAGAGAATCCTTCTTGTCGGTATAAATTAAGAACGGGACGTAATAACTCTAAATTATGTGGGAATCTTTCTTCCGTAATCTCAATGACTATCCGTTCTGGGTCCACTCCAACTTCTCTCACCATCCGAATGGTTTGTGGGAGTGTTGTTTCCAATTGTAACAATGTATGGTACATTATGTTCGGAGATATATTTAAAAATAACTTGGTTTCTGCAGGTGCTTCTTTTGCAAATTTTTGTAAGGCAGCATAACGGATTTCTTCATCGACTTTCTTTTTTAAGAAAAAAATTTCATCGTAACCAAAGGTTTGAGATAAAAAGAATTCTCCTAGGCTTACCAGTCCTTCGGGAGTGGAAAGACGACCGAGGAGTTCATAACCGTAAATGCCAGTGGATTCCGACGAAAGGATGGGTTGGAAAACGGGAACGAGGGTTCCGCCAGACAACCATTCTTTCCAATCGCGCAGAAGCTGATGACTTTCTCTTTCTGTAATCATAAATAGATACAATCTTTTAATGCAAGATCAGTACCAATAAGCATTGTAGGGAATTTTACTGCAATATGCCCAATTAAAAGGCAACAACGAACACGGGAGGAAGAAAAACGCTAAATTTGCTTATTAATTAAGCGGAATGATAAAAAAAACCACCCAGGTTGCCCAGGGTGGTTTCTGATTTGAGTAGAAATTATTTAATATCTCTAGCTCTTGTTTTGAATGAATCATCCAATTTTGGTTTTTTGGAAGGTTTTGGTTCTTCCACAACTGGCGTTTGTTTAACTTCTTCAGAGGCACAGTTAATCATAAATACAGCCAAAAAAGCAATGATCAGCATAGACGAAATTTTTTTCATGTTTTTGCTCCTTAGACTAAATTGCCGAGTTTAGTAAATAAGTCGAGGAAAAAACGACCATTCTTAAAATGGAGGGGATATGCCCCAAAATAATCAGTTCTTTGTCTTTGAAGGGATCGATGGATCCGGGAAAACCACTGTCTCTCGAATGGTATCGGAAGCACTTTTAACAAAATCCATTCCAAACCTTTGGCATAGAGAGCCAACAGACAGTGTGCACGGAAAAAAAATCAGAGAGTTCCTACAAGGAAAACTCAAACTGACAAAAGAAGAACAGATAGAAACCTTTATTGCTGATCGTGAGTGCTCGGTCAATGAAGTCATCTTACCAACGTTAAAGAGTGGTAAATCAATTGTACAAGATCGCTATTATTTTTCCACTGCCGCTTACCAAGGTAGAGATGAAGAACATGCAGCCGACATCTTATATAAAAATGAGGATAGAGGATTTCCTGAACCCAACCGAGTTTATTTTTTAGATCTTTCACCGGAAGAGGCACAAGAACGTAGAACAAGTCGTGGTGGTAAGGAAGAAGTATTTGATGTCGATTCGGAACAGGCTCGCATCTACCAAAACTATTTGGCAATTTTACCAGAATCTACGATCTTCGTAGATGCCACAGCAGAATTGGAGGAAGTGGTTGCTTTCTGTGTTGAGGATATTTTAAAATCTCTCGAAGGTTAGTTCTCCTTCTGTACCATATACACCATCATATCACCTGACTGAAACCACTTTACAAGTTGGTCCATCACACGTTTCCGGAGTTTGAAAAATAAACTGGCTCCGGCGCGTGAGGTCATTCCACTTCCATAGGTAAAAGATACTGGTTTCTCAAAACCCAAACTCAGAAGTAAATTTTTTAATCCCTTATAGGAATAATAATATAGATGTTCAGGAACATTGAGATACCGCCAATTTTTCCCACCAAGTTTTGCAAGTAAGCCGTAACGACAGGTGGATAAAATCAGCACCCCACCAGGTTTTAAATGTTTTTGAATCTTTTTTAAGGTTTCCTTTGGTTTGTGAAGGTGTTCGATCGTCGCCCATAGTGTGATGACATCAAATTGATTTTGGAACTCCATGTCCCAATCTAAAAAGTTCTCTTGGAAGATATTTAAGTGTAAGGTTTCTCTCGCAAAACGAACGGGACCATCGGCAATTTCAATACCAAAAGCATCGTATCCACGTTCTTTTTGGTAAGCAACAAAGTAACCAGCCGCACATCCAATGTCCAAAGAAGACAGTTTTTCCCCTGGTAACAAATGAGAATTACGATCTCTCTCCCAAGAAAAAAAATCCAAATCCTTTAGATTGAGTTGGAAGACCCGAGCAATCTCTGTCCGAAGTTTTTCGGAATAATAATTGTCATACCCTCTTTCTGTCCGTTGAGTAAAATAAGAATCGTCGTAATACTTTTTGACAGCCATAAAATCCGGTTGGGGGTTCACTTGAACGAGCCCACAAGAAACACAAGAGACAATTGAAAACGATTCACCCAGTGGGCTTTCTTTTGTAAAAATGGGACGGAAGCGGTTTTCACCGCAGCTATTGCAAGGGATTAGTTCCACATACTATTTATCGGACAGATTTGGAAAAAACGGAAGTGGTTAGAAATCGAATCAAATGGAGAAAAAAAGCCAATCCGCAGAGAACAAGGATGATACTAGATGAGGTTGGAAAATAAATCATTTCCCCATTTCTTTCAATTCCGACAAGTGAAATCAAAAATCCAGAGATAGTGGAAAATACAGAAAACAATACACAAACAACTGTTAATAGTTTTAAAGAACGAATGAGTGGGAGAAGTGCAAAGACTGGTAAAATTAAATGGGCAATGCTATAAAAAGTTCCGAGTAAATTGACGGCAACGGTAAGAGAGGCAGCCAAAATGATATAAAACAAAAGATCAAATGGAAGAGGATTTCCCACTTGGATTTTGTATTCGTCCCGATCAAAACTAATAAAAAGAAAACGTCTGAAAAAACTTAGGTAAAGGATAAAAAAGAAAATAGCGATGTAAATTCCAAAGGAATTTGTCCTAACTTGTGAAGTTAAAATATCCCCAAAAAATGCAGCCATCAAATGATTTTGGACATTCCCACCAAGGGACAACATGACTTGCGAAGCCGCAGAAAAGAATACAAAAAGAATTCCAAGGATGACCTCTTCTTTCATCCCTCTCAATTTTCTTACATACAATAGTGGAAAAACTAACACAGAAGAGAATAGAATGGGGAAAATTTCTCCTGGCCATTCCATAAACAAGGATAAGGCGACAGAAAAAGTAACAGCTTGGGATAATGTGACACCAAAAAAAGTCATACCTCTGAGTACGATCAAAATTCCGAGAACTGATAAAAGGGCACCCACAAGGCTACCTACAAGGATTTGAGGTAAAAATAAAGTCCAATTAGAAAGTATATTAGTCATGGTGGTGGCAGTTTGGCGGCCTTTCTCCACTGGTGATATTATAGAGTTTTCCTTCGTCTATTTCAAAAATTTCATCAAACCCAAATCCCCAATCATGTTCTAAACTATGAGTGATAAAAAAAAGGGATCTGTTTCCTTCCTTTAGATATTCGGATAAAACTGTTTGGAAAAGTTCTCTAGCATTATGATCCAAGGAATCCATTGGTTCATCTAAAAAAATCAAATTGGCTTTTGTGAGGAGGGAACGAAGGATTAAGACTTTTTGTAACTGTCCCCCACTACAGAGAGAGATTTGTTTTTTTAAATACGAACTAACGCCTGTTCTTTCAATAAGTGCCAAATCTTCACTCGAAAATTTCTTTTTCGGTAAAAAGCTAAGTCCAATATTTTTTGGCATCAGAAGTACATCTTCCACTCGCAAAGGAAATTCAAGAGACATACGTTTGGCTTGGGGTACATAGGAAGTGGTAAATGTTTTTGAAAAAGATATGGTTCCAGAGAGTGGGGGCAAAAGTTCTGTCAACGTACGAAAGAGTGTGGTTTTTCCAGCACCATTTCCACCGACGAGAGCATAGGTTTTTCCAGAATGGACCTGCAAATGGATATCGGAAACCACTGGAAATTCCCTTCTATATCCGACACAAAGTGCGTCAGTATGAATCAATGAAACAGGAGATTCTAGATTATTTGGTTTTATCGCTTGCATCTCGTATTTTTTGTAACATCAGTCGCAGGGTATCTTCGTAAGTGAGAGCCTCTGGACTACCTCCGACAGAAACGGGTAAAGTGACAACAACGCTCCCCGGAACCTTCGAAGATACATACTCAGCATACTTTGGATTATGATAAGGACCAATCAAGATAATTTTTATCTTTTCTGCAGTCATATAACTGATGACCTGATCCATATAACGAACAGAAGGTGGAACTCCGGGTCTTTCTTCGATGGTTAAATTCGCATTGAATTTAAACCGGGAAGCCAAATACACAAACTGGTCATGAAATACGGCTACCTTCAAACCAAAATAGGGTTCCATTTTTTTCATTTCTTCTTTTGTGAGTTGGATGAGACGTTTTTTGAAGGTGTTAAAATTCCCTTCGTAGTATTCTCCGTTCAAAGGATCAACACGGGTGAAAGCATTTTTTATATTTTGTGCCATCTGGATCGCATTAATGGGATCATTCCAATAATGTGGATTCCCATAAATATGCATATCCCCCATAGAACGATCCATCATCACCGTTGGTTCCCCAAGAATTTTTACTCCAAAGGAAGTATCACAATATCCCGGTTGGCCTTTTTGGATTTTGATATTGCGGGATTGTTGTTGGAGGTAAGGAATCCAACCAATTTCTAAATCAAGACCAATCACACAAAGAACATCTGCTTCGCTGAGTTTGACAAGGAAGTCGGGTCTTGTCATGACAAAATGTGGATCATCGGTTCCTCGAATCATTCCGGAAACTTCCGCCCTATCACCGGCTATTTGTTCGGCGATGTATTTGATATCGGGAAGACTTGTAACAAGAGAAACCTTTGCAAACAATGGTGTGCCGACAAAAAGGGCAAATAATAAAATAGAAACGAATCGATTGACAATCATAAATGTAAAACGCATTGGATTTAGAACTCCTCTTCTTTTCCTTAATAAGTATGTGCTGGATGAGAACCTAATACGGCAACTGTTTGGACATAAAAACGATATTCTCTGACTTCTTCATTTGTTGCTTTTGAATAATCTTGAATGTATCTTCTTTCCACAGAACCTCTTACCTTTCCAAATTCCGAACTGTGAAAGGTCATCTGGAATGATTGGGCCTCAATGGCATTTTTTGCAGGGTCGCCGTTTTGATCGACCAGAGACTTATCTGTAAAATAATCATAACGAAACCCAATAGACCATAATTGGTGGAATTTAAAATCTAAAAATGCATAGGCACCCCACTGGTCTTTGGAAGGAGCTTTCGTTTTTTGAAATGTTATGGGATCAAGATTGGAAGGAAAAATTTCTTGTTGGTACCAACCTTCTCCCATTAGCATAATTTCACTTAAATTTGATCGGTTCCAACGGAGCACTGCATCCATCCCGTATAAAAGCCTTTGGTTTTTTCTTTCCGCTGTGGGTTCAAATCGAATTCCAGAAAATCCAAATTGAGTTCCCCAATTGTTACCAAAATAATAAAAATGTTTTAAGTGGGCATATAACAATGGATTATTTTTTTGGATTCCTCCATCATGAGAATGACCCCATTTCCTTCCATTTGTAGCACCTAACACAAGTTCTTGTGTAATCCATTTCCAAGGAAATAGAATACTAAATTCTGCACCAGTATCTATAGCAGATTCCCATCCAATGAATTTTTCATGAACAATCGGAGTCATAGTAAAGGCTCGATCATGAGCATGGATTTTATTCAATCTGCCCACATCTATGAACATCTGGCCTGCTTTGAGCGAGGTATTAAAAGGTAAAAAAGGAAATTGAACCCAAGCCTCATGGACTTCAAAAAAATACTTACCATTTTCACCATGAGCAGCCCCAATAAAATTGGCACGCATCCATTGGTCAACAGCACCATTAAACCCAAATTCGGCGGTGCGAATGTCTAACTGGTTGTCAATTCGTTCCCCAGTTCCCCTTGGTTTGTTTCTGTCCCAAGCACCAACAATATCAATGGCAGCATAAGCATCCATCATAAGATTTTGGGCCGAACGATTGATTTGTTGGTTCGATTGAACTGGCGATGTGATCCCTCGACTTCCTTCGGTTCCCTTTTCTCGTTTTTCTTGGTCTAATAAATCCTTTTCTAAATCATCTTCCCAATCAGAATTCGATTCCTTTGTTTTAACAGAAGATTCCGCATTTTTTTTGTTAGCTGATCCTTTCTCAAACAATTCCTTTTCCCATTCTGAAGTTTGGGCAAAAAGAATCACTGAAAATAGGAGGGAGAACAATACTCCCCCCATTTTGAATTTTGAAAAACGA
This genomic stretch from Leptospira meyeri harbors:
- a CDS encoding metal ABC transporter permease, which gives rise to MTNILSNWTLFLPQILVGSLVGALLSVLGILIVLRGMTFFGVTLSQAVTFSVALSLFMEWPGEIFPILFSSVLVFPLLYVRKLRGMKEEVILGILFVFFSAASQVMLSLGGNVQNHLMAAFFGDILTSQVRTNSFGIYIAIFFFILYLSFFRRFLFISFDRDEYKIQVGNPLPFDLLFYIILAASLTVAVNLLGTFYSIAHLILPVFALLPLIRSLKLLTVVCVLFSVFSTISGFLISLVGIERNGEMIYFPTSSSIILVLCGLAFFLHLIRFLTTSVFSKSVR
- a CDS encoding metal ABC transporter ATP-binding protein produces the protein MQAIKPNNLESPVSLIHTDALCVGYRREFPVVSDIHLQVHSGKTYALVGGNGAGKTTLFRTLTELLPPLSGTISFSKTFTTSYVPQAKRMSLEFPLRVEDVLLMPKNIGLSFLPKKKFSSEDLALIERTGVSSYLKKQISLCSGGQLQKVLILRSLLTKANLIFLDEPMDSLDHNARELFQTVLSEYLKEGNRSLFFITHSLEHDWGFGFDEIFEIDEGKLYNITSGERPPNCHHHD
- a CDS encoding EAL domain-containing protein, whose translation is MITERESHQLLRDWKEWLSGGTLVPVFQPILSSESTGIYGYELLGRLSTPEGLVSLGEFFLSQTFGYDEIFFLKKKVDEEIRYAALQKFAKEAPAETKLFLNISPNIMYHTLLQLETTLPQTIRMVREVGVDPERIVIEITEERFPHNLELLRPVLNLYRQEGFSIAVDDAGSEASNLDRIGLFHPEIIKVDLQMLRRSTFSRNFKEILLNLSKLGESLGSSLLFEGIESEDELYNALNYGARYIQGFYFAKPEPLFAKRFDYRTEMQSSLEYFHARKQSEMNRQIEWETIWKDKLSEIMMGFTEENGIWEWKGGFETNVFGDGDFFRMYITSPLGFQVSPNYSRGNTGNIEPDYSFLGKNWSFRPYFFEHLHKSKTSRDAWTLSQMYHDISERMMLRTFARNLSENLILFIDVVVSRS
- the tmk gene encoding dTMP kinase gives rise to the protein MPQNNQFFVFEGIDGSGKTTVSRMVSEALLTKSIPNLWHREPTDSVHGKKIREFLQGKLKLTKEEQIETFIADRECSVNEVILPTLKSGKSIVQDRYYFSTAAYQGRDEEHAADILYKNEDRGFPEPNRVYFLDLSPEEAQERRTSRGGKEEVFDVDSEQARIYQNYLAILPESTIFVDATAELEEVVAFCVEDILKSLEG
- a CDS encoding class I SAM-dependent methyltransferase → MELIPCNSCGENRFRPIFTKESPLGESFSIVSCVSCGLVQVNPQPDFMAVKKYYDDSYFTQRTERGYDNYYSEKLRTEIARVFQLNLKDLDFFSWERDRNSHLLPGEKLSSLDIGCAAGYFVAYQKERGYDAFGIEIADGPVRFARETLHLNIFQENFLDWDMEFQNQFDVITLWATIEHLHKPKETLKKIQKHLKPGGVLILSTCRYGLLAKLGGKNWRYLNVPEHLYYYSYKGLKNLLLSLGFEKPVSFTYGSGMTSRAGASLFFKLRKRVMDQLVKWFQSGDMMVYMVQKEN
- a CDS encoding B12-binding domain-containing radical SAM protein; its protein translation is MAKIQFLQLPVPPPSYYAATGNVPLAAASLASCLESKEDPVLGIQPFVIPPEDTDSLGDKELIDRIAKEGPDFLGLSLYLWNTERSLYIAKEIKKRNPDTKILIGGPEVNDDNPYVLGEEGYDIAVSGEAEHSFRNLMRTILSGSSLEGLENVAYRKENGKLTSFGKQAQANFPLTDFPSPYTTGHLQVDPKRSTYLETVRGCKSQCTYCFYPKSSQNLRTLDIPETIRLISNLKEKGARELVFLDPTFNHRPGFENFLDAIALVNSDGQMSMFAELRSEGVTPKIATKLRKAGFTRVELGLQSVNEETLKRVKRYGSPHKVAEVAKMLAGEGMELLLDLIIGLPGDKPDDVERGIHFFLEHGLGEWVQAFPLSVLPGTAMRRDAEKEGLSFMSTPPYRIIQTPTFSPRDLTESLYFAEDLLERRLDEFPRPFLCAPESGKNDRMDLEFSSSGIRFFSSGLENAFAMAKEWSGSRHHSVWFHSENLGKDLSRILTFIEGRINSEPFSTIDFVIPLASVPKSKEVADLVSTLEAKRNSYLSRTLAHRGENLQHRLVFVIDGQKLELKNWRKNELDSASYLIYEKLPTSKIKSLDLSEESFYLVDGEEVDPKDFEFLKQNMDPETITFSSRKLEERWSMEVLGYGEL
- a CDS encoding metal ABC transporter substrate-binding protein — its product is MRFTFMIVNRFVSILLFALFVGTPLFAKVSLVTSLPDIKYIAEQIAGDRAEVSGMIRGTDDPHFVMTRPDFLVKLSEADVLCVIGLDLEIGWIPYLQQQSRNIKIQKGQPGYCDTSFGVKILGEPTVMMDRSMGDMHIYGNPHYWNDPINAIQMAQNIKNAFTRVDPLNGEYYEGNFNTFKKRLIQLTKEEMKKMEPYFGLKVAVFHDQFVYLASRFKFNANLTIEERPGVPPSVRYMDQVISYMTAEKIKIILIGPYHNPKYAEYVSSKVPGSVVVTLPVSVGGSPEALTYEDTLRLMLQKIRDASDKTK